A stretch of Telopea speciosissima isolate NSW1024214 ecotype Mountain lineage chromosome 11, Tspe_v1, whole genome shotgun sequence DNA encodes these proteins:
- the LOC122645997 gene encoding beta-glucosidase BoGH3B-like, which yields MRRNMKTTETQRSKTSHSHGDRHCSSLHLCSFLFLFFFFFFIFPSASAETALHRYKDPRLPIEYRISDLLSRMTIHEKIGQMAQIDRSVASPAVLINHSIGSVLNGGGSAPAADATPVMWADMIDGFQKSALSARLGIPIMYGTDAVHGHNNVHGATVFPHNIGLGAARDENLMVKIGEATALEVLGTGIPYTFAPCVAVCRDPRWGRCYESYSEDTQIVKSMSKIILGLQGYPPHNHTLGYPFVASGGRNVLGCAKHYAGDGGTQGGVDEYNTVTTYDDLYRIHITPYIDAIAMGVSTVMVSYSSWNGVKMHANPFLLTRILKQEMSFQGMLITDWEAIDRITDPPGSHYKESLKAAINAGIDMVMIPYKYQQYLTCMTELVSSGEIPINRIDDAVRRILRVKFIVGLFERPMADRSLNPMVGHTKHRELAREAVRKSLVLLKNGKGEKKMLPLSKNAPKILVVGSHAHNIGNQCGGWTISWQGTSGNITEGTTILEGIKKAVSKQTRVVFQEKPDQQFVNKNRDSSYAIVVVGELPYAETFGDSKELRLALDGEETIKTVCKEVKCLVIVVSGRPVVIEPYVDMMEALVAAWLPGSEAGKGIVDVIFGDYDFHGRLPRTWFRRVDQLPMNFGDPHYDPLYPLGYGLQMGIQSRKRGSVSSSSASSFSSS from the exons AtgagaagaaatatgaagacGACTGAAACCCAAAGAAGCAAAACCTCCCATAGCCATGGCGATCGCCATTGCTCCTCTCTTCACCtctgttcttttctctttctcttcttcttcttcttctttatcttcccTTCTGCTTCAGCAGAGACAGCTCTACATCGTTACAAGGATCCAAGACTGCCGATCGAATACCGAATCTCAGATCTCCTTTCTCGGATGACCATTCATGAAAAGATCGGCCAAATGGCCCAAATCGATCGCTCCGTTGCCTCTCCTGCCGTTCTTATAAATCATTCTATTG GTAGTGTGTTGAACGGTGGAGGAAGCGCTCCAGCGGCAGATGCAACCCCTGTTATGTGGGCGGACATGATCGATGGATTCCAGAAGTCTGCGTTGTCAGCTAGGCTTGGAATTCCTATAATGTATGGCACTGACGCAGTCCATGGCCATAATAACGTCCACGGCGCCACCGTTTTCCCTCACAACATCGGCCTTGGAGCTGCAAG GGATGAGAATTTAATGGTGAAGATCGGAGAAGCCACTGCTTTGGAGGTTCTCGGCACCGGAATTCCGTATACTTTCGCTCCATGTGTTGCT GTGTGTAGGGATCCACGGTGGGGTCGGTGCTACGAGAGCTATAGCGAGGATACGCAGATCGTAAAGAGCATGTCCAAGATCATATTGGGCCTACAGGGCTACCCTCCTCACAATCATACCCTCGGTTACCCCTTCGTCGCTTCTGG GGGAAGAAATGTGTTGGGTTGTGCAAAACACTATGCGGGCGATGGAGGGACACAAGGAGGGGTAGATGAGTACAACACGGTGACCACATATGATGACCTGTACCGCATTCACATCACCCCTTATATTGACGCAATAGCCATGGGAGTTTCAACTGTCATGGTTTCATACTCTAGCTGGAACGGCGTCAAGATGCATGCCAATCCTTTCCTCCTCACTCGCATTCTCAAACAAGAGATGTCCTTTCAG GGAATGCTCATAACAGATTGGGAAGCAATTGATCGGATCACCGACCCACCCGGTTCACACTACAAAGAAAGCCTGAAGGCAGCCATCAACGCTGGAATCGACATGGTTATGATCCCTTACAAATACCAGCAATACCTCACATGCATGACGGAGCTTGTGTCGTCCGGTGAGATTCCGATCAACAGGATTGACGATGCTGTGAGGCGAATCCTAAGGGTGAAATTCATTGTTGGGCTTTTCGAGCGGCCCATGGCTGACCGTTCTCTCAATCCCATGGTTGGACACACG AAACACAGGGAATTGGCAAGAGAAGCCGTGAGGAAGAGTTTGGTATTGTTGAAGAAcgggaaaggagaaaagaagatgCTTCCTTTGAGCAAGAATGCCCCCAAGATTCTTGTGGTTGGGTCTCATGCACACAACATCGGCAACCAATGTGGAGGATGGACTATTTCATGGCAAGGCACCTCAGGCAACATCACCGAAGGAACAACAATCTTAGAAGGCATCAAGAAGGCTGTTAGCAAGCAAACCCGGGTAGTGTTCCAAGAAAAACCCGACCAGCAATTTGTTAACAAGAACCGGGATTCTTCCTACGCAATCGTGGTTGTCGGCGAGCTCCCATATGCGGAAACATTCGGTGATAGCAAAGAGCTCAGGCTAGCACTGGATGGGGAGGAGACTATCAAGACTGTGTGCAAGGAGGTGAAATGTCTGGTTATCGTGGTGTCGGGTCGACCCGTTGTGATAGAGCCTTATGTTGACATGATGGAGGCATTGGTGGCTGCTTGGCTTCCAGGGAGTGAAGCAGGAAAAGGAATTGTTGATGTTATATTTGGGGATTATGATTTCCATGGTAGGCTTCCGAGGACATGGTTCCGTCGGGTCGACCAACTACCAATGAATTTTGGGGATCCACATTATGACCCGCTGTATCCGTTGGGGTATGGGCTCCAGATGGGTATCCAATCACGCAAAAGAGGCAGTGTTTCATCTTCCTCTGCATCATCCTTTTCGTCTAGTTGA